The Sedimentisphaera salicampi genome includes a region encoding these proteins:
- a CDS encoding glutamine amidotransferase, with protein MSIKDILYLGDTDLRQQAGYLAGVMSCSGISFDYLPSNLSFDEKLLKNSYKAVVLSDYPSSNFTASQLEKLAEMVKDGTGLIMIGGWESFQGLDGNYSSTPLADILPVNISDSDDRMNVSSPLLISRELPHPVISELPFDKQAPVIGGLNRVTPKPNSEVILRGVKFTASKTESSYTFTQGESYPLLITGFCGKSRTAAFTSDVAPHWAGPLIDWGDARVNAQADGAEAIEVGNYYTQFFSNILKWLTKEI; from the coding sequence ATGAGCATAAAGGATATTCTATATTTAGGCGATACCGATCTCAGGCAGCAGGCAGGATACCTTGCAGGTGTTATGTCTTGCAGCGGGATTAGTTTCGATTACCTTCCCTCAAACTTATCTTTCGATGAGAAGCTATTGAAAAACAGTTACAAGGCTGTTGTATTAAGCGATTACCCTTCTTCAAATTTCACTGCAAGCCAATTAGAAAAGTTAGCGGAAATGGTAAAAGACGGGACTGGCTTGATAATGATAGGAGGATGGGAGTCTTTTCAGGGACTGGACGGCAATTACAGCAGCACCCCCCTTGCGGACATTCTGCCTGTAAACATTTCAGACAGTGATGACAGAATGAATGTTTCCAGCCCGTTATTGATCTCAAGGGAGCTGCCCCATCCTGTAATCTCTGAACTGCCATTTGATAAGCAGGCTCCCGTAATAGGCGGACTCAACAGAGTTACTCCTAAACCGAATTCAGAGGTAATCCTCAGGGGTGTCAAGTTTACCGCAAGCAAGACAGAATCTTCTTACACCTTCACTCAAGGCGAAAGCTATCCGCTCCTTATTACAGGTTTCTGCGGCAAAAGCCGAACGGCTGCCTTTACTTCTGATGTTGCCCCGCACTGGGCTGGACCGCTGATTGACTGGGGGGATGCCCGCGTGAATGCGCAGGCAGATGGCGCTGAAGCTATTGAAGTTGGAAATTATTACACACAGTTTTTCAGCAATATTCTTAAATGGCTAACGAAAGAAATATGA
- a CDS encoding PIG-L deacetylase family protein, with protein sequence MIYSEKFKTKTEYVRLVGDERRTGETLADVSRSWQGERERFLFISPHDDDVLLGAGLFMQLAVKEKVPVYIMIVTDGSMGYCDENEKNSITELRKKETYDCYMSLGIPRENIIWLGFQDCRLNSFQGRRFDNSEMSLKGAVGLQNSFTHWIRKIAPTQCFLPTSSDIHPDHKIVHQEFLISLFHAAGDIWPELGEPVSKVPYVHEMGVYCDFPTPPHLRVKAPFSMLEKKVQAAEKFKSQRQVSSLIEIVRKSGPYEYLRELKYKLYHPEAYYAMFERSHHYYLQGQR encoded by the coding sequence ATGATATACAGCGAAAAGTTTAAAACTAAAACAGAGTATGTCCGTCTTGTCGGCGATGAGAGAAGAACAGGGGAAACCCTTGCCGATGTCTCAAGGAGCTGGCAGGGTGAAAGAGAGCGGTTTCTTTTTATAAGTCCTCATGATGATGATGTTTTGTTAGGTGCAGGCCTTTTTATGCAGCTTGCTGTTAAAGAAAAAGTGCCTGTATATATAATGATCGTTACAGACGGTTCAATGGGTTATTGTGATGAGAATGAGAAAAATTCGATTACAGAACTCAGAAAGAAAGAGACCTATGATTGCTATATGTCTCTCGGCATACCTCGCGAGAATATAATCTGGCTCGGATTTCAGGATTGTCGATTAAACAGCTTTCAGGGGCGCAGATTTGATAACAGCGAGATGTCGCTTAAGGGTGCAGTTGGGCTTCAGAATTCATTTACTCATTGGATTAGAAAAATCGCACCAACCCAGTGTTTCCTGCCTACCTCAAGTGATATTCATCCAGACCACAAGATCGTACATCAAGAGTTTTTGATAAGCCTTTTTCATGCCGCCGGCGATATCTGGCCGGAGCTTGGAGAGCCGGTAAGCAAGGTTCCTTACGTCCATGAGATGGGTGTGTATTGCGACTTCCCAACGCCGCCTCATTTAAGGGTTAAGGCTCCATTTTCTATGCTCGAAAAAAAGGTTCAGGCAGCTGAGAAGTTCAAATCACAAAGGCAGGTAAGCTCACTTATTGAAATAGTTAGGAAATCAGGTCCCTACGAATATCTGCGTGAATTAAAGTATAAACTGTATCACCCTGAAGCCTACTATGCTATGTTTGAACGCAGCCATCATTATTATTTGCAGGGGCAGAGATGA